In Uranotaenia lowii strain MFRU-FL chromosome 2, ASM2978415v1, whole genome shotgun sequence, one genomic interval encodes:
- the LOC129741387 gene encoding signal peptidase complex subunit 3-like yields MKSGSNVPDFSASREKIYLGFLTFDLNELFKWSVKQLFLYLTAEYQTEQNELNQVLLWNKIILRGKNALLDFKNMITENYFWDDGNGLKLGQQNVMKTLSGNIVPNAGLIPNVFAHGHHWFKFSETFMLL; encoded by the exons ATGAAATCTGGCAGCAACGTTCCGGACTTCAGCGCTTCCCGGGAAAAAATTTATCTGGGCTTCCTGACGTTCGATCTCAATGAATTGTTCAAATGGAGTGTGAAGCAGCTATTCTTGTATCTGACGGCCGAATACCAGACGGAACAGAACGAGCTCAATCAGGTGCTCCTGTGGAACAAAATCATCCTGCGAGGCAAAAACGCTTTGCTGGACTTCAAGAACATGATCACCGAGAACTACTTCTGGGACGATGGCAATGGTTTGAAGTTA GGGCAACAGAACGTGATGAAGACCCTTTCCGGGAACATCGTTCCAAATGCAGGACTGATTCCGAATGTATTTGCTCATGGACATCATTGGTTCAAGTTCTCGGAAACCTTCATGCTGCTCTAA